The genomic segment CTGAAATGAGTGTCCCAACCCTGTACGTCGTCGCCACCCCGATCGGCAACCTGGCCGATCTGAGCCCGCGCGCGCAGGAGGTGCTGCGTTCGGTGGCCGCCATCTGTGCCGAGGACACCCGCCGCAGCGGCCAGCTGCTGTCCCATTTCGGCATCCAGCAGCCGCTGGTGGCCCTGCACGAGCACAACGAGGAAGCGCTGTCGCAGCGCCTGGTGTCGCGCCTGCAGGCCGGCGAATCGCTGGCGCTGGTCAGCGATGCTGGTACGCCGCTGGTCAGCGACCCCGGTTTCCGCCTGGTGCGTGCGGCGCGCGCGGCCGGCATCAAGGTCAGCCCGATTCCGGGCGCCTGCGCTGCCATCGCCGCGCTGAGCGTGGCCGGGTTGCCCAGCGACCGCTTCAGCTTCGAGGGCTTCCTGCCGGCCAAGGCCAGCGGACGCCGTGACCGCCTGCAGCTGCTGGCCGGCGAAGTGCGCACGATGGTGTTCTACGAATCCTCGCACCGCATCGCCGAGTCGCTGGCCGACATGGCCGCGATCTTCGGCGGCGAGCGCCCGGCGGTGCTGGCGCGCGAGTTGACCAAGCTGTTCGAGACCGTGCTGGATGGCGACCTGGCGGGTCTGCTGGCGAAGGTGGAAGGCGACGAGAACCAGCGCAAGGGCGAGTTCGTGGTGATGGTGCAGGGCGCTGGCGATGATGAGGAGGCGCAGCTGGCGCATGGCCGCCGCGTGTACGCCAAGCTGAGCGAGCACCTGCCGCCGTCGACGGCCGCCAAGCTGGCCGCCGAATTGACCGGCGCACCGCGCAAGGCGTTGTACGGCAGTTGAGGGATCGTGCGGACCAAGGTCCGCACCCACCAGGGCAGAATCCGCACCCACCCGGGCAGCGGCATCGGTAGATCCACGCCATGCGTGGATGGATGGGCCGGATGCCGCGATCAGCGCGGCAGGAAGAGCGTGTGTGCGCTAGAATGCGCGCTGGCGGAGCCGGCCAGACAGTCGCGTCATCCCTTCGGGGGTGCCGAGGAAAGTCCGGGCTCCATAGGGCAAGGTGCCAGGTAACGCCTGGGCGGCGAAAGCCGACGGAAAGTGCAACAGAAAGATACCGCCTACGTCTTCTTCGGAAGGCCGGCAAGGGTGAAATGGTGCGGTAAGAGCGCACCGCGAGTCTGGCAACAGACCGGCACGGCAAACCCCACCTGGAGCAAGACCAAATAGGGATCCTTTGGCGCGGCCCGCGTTGGATCCGGGTAGGTTGCTTGAGCGTTGCGGTGACGTAACGCCTAGAGGAATGACTGTCCACGACAGAACCCGGCTTATCGGCCGGCTCCGCCTCCTTCTTCTATATGCATGAACCGCGCATCGGTAGTGCCGGCCGCTGGCCGGCAACCTCCTCACCAGCAGACGCATCGTGCTGTTGCCGGCCAGCGGCCGGCACTACCGGGATGATGTCCGGCCTCAGCCCGGCGTGCGGTACTGCCCGGCGGAAATGAACTGCGAGAAGCGCTCGCACCACACCACGACCGTGGTGTAGTCGTCCACGTTGACGTCATCAGGTACATCGACCAGGAAACGGTTGAAGGTCTTCACCTCGCCGATGCGCCGGGACTGTGCCTTGACCTTCAGGAAGTCGGCCTTGTTGTCGACGAATCCGTGTACCAGGTAGACCTTGTAGTCCGGCCCCGGCCCCATCTTTCCGTCGAAGGCTACCTGGGTGGCGCTGACGCTGACCTTGCCTTCGGCCCAGTGCACCGCATCGCTGCCCTTGAGGTCGCGCCGGAAGGTGGTGTGGTAGGCGGCCTTGCCCATGGCGTCCTGCACCAGCGCGGCAGGCGGATCATCGGGGGCGATCAGGATCGGCAGCAGGTAGACGCCCAGGCCAAAGCCGAGGCCGAGGGTGAGCAGGTGGGTGGCAGCAAGAACAAGAACACGACGCATCGAAGACTCCCTGTGGATCGGTCGGGTGTGCGGCAGGACCGCGCCCAGTCATCGTGTGGCGTGCAGGCAGACATTTATAGACACAGAAAACAGGTACAGGGTCAGAAGTCGGCGCGACTCTGGCCGAGTGCGACGCCCTGCGGGCCGAAACGGCGCTCGTGGATCTCGCCGTGGCCGTCGGCATCGATCAACAGCACGGTGCTGGCGCGGGTGCCGTAGTCGTCGCCGCGGATGAAGGCCGGGCTCAGCCAGCGTTCGCGTTCCAGGCCGATGCCGGTATCGGGCAGCTCGTCGTCGGTGGGGCGGTGTTCGTCGGCCAGCGCGGTCCACAGCGGGGCCAGTTCGCCATCGCCGGACTGCAGCCAGGCCGACAGGGCCGCCATCAGCCGCCGCGTCTTGGGCCAGGGGGCATCCAGCGCGCCGTTGGACATGCCGTGTACGCCGGGGCCGAGGGTCTGCCGCTCGGCCGGGTGGTTGCCCAGGTACTCCAGGCTGTCGCCATCGGCTAGCAACAGGTTGAACGGGGCATAGGCCCCGGCAATGGTCGCTAATCGGTCGATGTGCACGGCGGCCGGGTCGCGGCCGCGCAGGAAGTCGGCCACCAGCGCGCCGCGCGACGGGCCGGTCTGGGCGGCCAGGGGATCGCGGACATTGGTGACCACCGCCATCCGGCCCGCGGCACCCACCCCGGCCCAGCCGCCACCGGAGCGCAGGTCGCGTCCGCCGATGACGGAGGTCTCATCTTGCCAGGGGGCCAGCGCCGCCGTCGGGCGGGCGTGGAACTCATCACGGTTGCCGGTCATCACCAGCCGCCAGCGCGGGTGGTGCATCCAGCCAAGAGCGAGCAGGCACATGGCGTCATTGTGCACGGTTTGCGCAGTCCGGCGCCGTTTTTGGCCCACTCTGGATGAATGCGCGGCCGATGTTTCACGCCCTGTCCACACCCCTGAACTTCCGTTCAATCTCAAAAATTGAGACGGATCAGCAACTTGTGGATAAGCCTTGAACAATTCTCTAAAGGTTGTTGCAAGCCATTGATGCGGCTGGCGATTTCCCTGCTGAAAAGTTGTTGACAACCCTCGGCCCGCTGCTAAGGTGGGCATCAGAGGGAAATCCGGGTGTTTTGTGGGTTTTCGTGGTTCAATGTTTCACCGGGCGAAGGATAGGTGCACGCGTCGTGTTCCAGGGCGAGACGGCCATCACAGTTGACGATAAAGGGCGCATGGCGGTTCCCACCGCTTACCGCGACCTCGTCGCGCGCGCCAGCAACAACCGTCTCGTACTGACCTACAACCCGTTCGAAGCCGGCTGCCTGTGGTTGTACGCAGAGTCGGAATGGGAGCGGGTCCGCGACGATGTGATGTCCAAGCCCAACACCCAGCGCGTCGTGCGCCTGTTGCAGCAGAAGCTGGTCGGCTCGGCCGCCCATCTGGAGCTGGACGGCAACGGTCGCATCAGCATCCCCGCCAGCCACCGCGGTGCGGTGGGCATTGAGAAGAAGGCGGTATTGCTCGGTATGGGCGACAAGTTCGAATTGTGGAGCGAGCAGGCGCATCGGGCCTTGATCCAGCAGACGTTGTCTGACGAGGATCTGGGTGATGGGTTGCTCGACCTGAAGTTGTGAGCCGGGGTGCCCGGATGCGCCCAGAAGCGCAGACCGGTCACCTTCCGGTGTCGCAGTCGCCGGCGGTGCACCTGCCGGTCCTGTACACCCAGGTCCTTGAAGGCCTGAGGGTGATCGAAAACGGACGTTATCTGGATGGCACGTTCGGTCGTGGCGGTCATGCACGTGGCGTGCTCACCCAGTTGGGTCCCGAGGGGCGCCTGCTGGTCATGGACAAGGATCCGGAAGCCATCGCCGTAGCCGAGCGCGATTTCGCGCCGGACCCGCGCGTGTCCATCTTCCGTGGCAGCTTCGCCCAGCTGCTGCAGTGGGATGCGACGGCCGACGGCCTGGACGGCGTGCTGTTCGACCTGGGCGTGTCGTCGCCGCAGCTGGACGTGGCCGAGCGTGGTTTCAGCTTCGGCAAGGACGGCCCGCTGGACATGCGCATGGACCCGGACAGCGGCGAAAGCGCCGCGCAGTGGATCAACCGCGTCGAAGACCGCGAGATCGCCGATGTGCTGTGGACCTACGGCGAAGAGCGCCAGAGCCGCCGCATCGCGCGTGCCATCGTGGCCCGCCGCGAGAAGCAGCCGTTCACCCGCACCGCCGAACTGGCCGAGCTGATCGCCTCGGTGATGCC from the Stenotrophomonas maltophilia genome contains:
- the rsmI gene encoding 16S rRNA (cytidine(1402)-2'-O)-methyltransferase encodes the protein MSVPTLYVVATPIGNLADLSPRAQEVLRSVAAICAEDTRRSGQLLSHFGIQQPLVALHEHNEEALSQRLVSRLQAGESLALVSDAGTPLVSDPGFRLVRAARAAGIKVSPIPGACAAIAALSVAGLPSDRFSFEGFLPAKASGRRDRLQLLAGEVRTMVFYESSHRIAESLADMAAIFGGERPAVLARELTKLFETVLDGDLAGLLAKVEGDENQRKGEFVVMVQGAGDDEEAQLAHGRRVYAKLSEHLPPSTAAKLAAELTGAPRKALYGS
- a CDS encoding DM13 domain-containing protein — encoded protein: MRRVLVLAATHLLTLGLGFGLGVYLLPILIAPDDPPAALVQDAMGKAAYHTTFRRDLKGSDAVHWAEGKVSVSATQVAFDGKMGPGPDYKVYLVHGFVDNKADFLKVKAQSRRIGEVKTFNRFLVDVPDDVNVDDYTTVVVWCERFSQFISAGQYRTPG
- a CDS encoding NRDE family protein; translated protein: MCLLALGWMHHPRWRLVMTGNRDEFHARPTAALAPWQDETSVIGGRDLRSGGGWAGVGAAGRMAVVTNVRDPLAAQTGPSRGALVADFLRGRDPAAVHIDRLATIAGAYAPFNLLLADGDSLEYLGNHPAERQTLGPGVHGMSNGALDAPWPKTRRLMAALSAWLQSGDGELAPLWTALADEHRPTDDELPDTGIGLERERWLSPAFIRGDDYGTRASTVLLIDADGHGEIHERRFGPQGVALGQSRADF
- the rsmH gene encoding 16S rRNA (cytosine(1402)-N(4))-methyltransferase RsmH, with protein sequence MRPEAQTGHLPVSQSPAVHLPVLYTQVLEGLRVIENGRYLDGTFGRGGHARGVLTQLGPEGRLLVMDKDPEAIAVAERDFAPDPRVSIFRGSFAQLLQWDATADGLDGVLFDLGVSSPQLDVAERGFSFGKDGPLDMRMDPDSGESAAQWINRVEDREIADVLWTYGEERQSRRIARAIVARREKQPFTRTAELAELIASVMPRGKDKIHPATRSFQAIRIHINRELADLEAGLDAAVERLKPGGRLAIISFHSLEDRIVKQYMNRLAKAPPANRRLPEAEVFVPTLDLIGGAIKATDEELAANPRARSAVLRVAQKREADA
- the mraZ gene encoding division/cell wall cluster transcriptional repressor MraZ, with the translated sequence MFQGETAITVDDKGRMAVPTAYRDLVARASNNRLVLTYNPFEAGCLWLYAESEWERVRDDVMSKPNTQRVVRLLQQKLVGSAAHLELDGNGRISIPASHRGAVGIEKKAVLLGMGDKFELWSEQAHRALIQQTLSDEDLGDGLLDLKL